A window of Hyperolius riggenbachi isolate aHypRig1 chromosome 1, aHypRig1.pri, whole genome shotgun sequence contains these coding sequences:
- the LINGO2 gene encoding leucine-rich repeat and immunoglobulin-like domain-containing nogo receptor-interacting protein 2 isoform X1, protein MCICHIECWSVTRELFFMGGVMLHTATSCWHVILCVTMVLVYVGTTLGCPARCDCSAQNKSVSCHRKRLLTIPDGIPIETKIFDFSKNKLKSVGPVDLMPYPLLEEIDLSDNIISNVEPGAFSNLLNLRSLSLKGNRLKLVDLGVFTGLSNLTKLDISENKIVILLDYMFQGLHNLKSLEVGDNQLVFISHRAFSGLLSLEQLTLEKCNLTAVPTDALSHLHNLYSLHLKYLNINTLPEIAFKRLFRLKILDISYWPLLEMVPANAFYGLNLTYLSITYTNISTIPYHALKHLVYLTHLNLSFNPISIIKTGALGDLVRLQELHLVGAQLRIIEPHAFQGIRFLRLLNVSQNQLETLEENVFHSLKALETLCIDNNPLICDCRLIWMLQRHTMLNFGSQQPTCASPDSIKEKSFKEFHSSVLSLFICKKPKIRDREMQQLQVDEGQKVHMNCNADGDPQPMISWVTPGKSKVSANSHGRATVWVNGTLEIRYAQIQDTGTYMCVASNAAGNDTFSASLTVKGFVPDRSYTNMTPMFITELNETNTNNTNANMTFSLDLKTILVSTAMGCFTFLGVVLFCFLLLFVWSRGKGKHKTSIDLEYVPRKNNGAVVEADVTGTVPRRFNMKMI, encoded by the coding sequence GTCCGTAACCAGAGAATTATTCTTCATGGGAGGAGTCATGCTTCACACGGCCACATCTTGCTGGCATGTAATCCTGTGTGTGACCATGGTGTTGGTCTATGTGGGGACCACTCTTGGATGTCCTGCTCGCTGTGACTGCTCAGCACAAAACAAATCTGTCAGCTGTCATCGGAAACGCCTACTAACAATACCAGATGGCATCCCAATAGAGACAAAAATTTTTGATTTCAGCAAGAACAAACTAAAAAGTGTGGGACCTGTAGACTTAATGCCTTATCCTTTGTTGGAGGAGATAGACCTTAGTGACAATATCATCTCAAATGTGGAGCCTGGAGCTTTCAGCAATCTTTTGAATTTGCGTTCTTTGAGCTTAAAAGGGAATCGTTTAAAACTAGTAGACCTGGGCGTCTTTACAGGTTTGTCAAATTTGACTAAGCTTGATATAAGTGAAAACAAAATAGTTATATTATTAGACTATATGTTTCAGGGTCTTCATAATCTAAAGTCCCTTGAAGTTGGAGATAATCAGCTAGTTTTTATATCACATAGAGCTTTTAGTGGACTGCTTAGCCTGGAGCAGCTTACTTTGGAGAAATGCAACTTAACAGCTGTACCCACTGATGCCCTCTCACACCTGCACAACCTCTATAGTCTTCATTTAAAATATCTCAACATCAACACATTGCCTGAAATTGCCTTCAAGAGATTGTTTCGGCTGAAAATTTTGGATATCAGTTATTGGCCTCTCTTGGAGATGGTGCCTGCAAATGCTTTCTATGGTCTTAACCTTACATATCTCTCAATTACCTATACCAATATCTCAACAATACCATATCATGCTTTAAAACACTTGGTTTATCTAACTCATCTAAATCTTTCATTTAACCCCATCAGCATTATTAAAACAGGAGCACTGGGAGATTTGGTTCGTCTTCAGGAGCTACACTTGGTTGGAGCCCAGCTGCGCATTATTGAGCCTCATGCTTTTCAAGGGATTAGGTTCCTACGCTTACTCAATGTATCACAAAACCAGTTGGAAACATTGGAAGAAAATGTGTTTCATTCTCTGAAGGCTCTGGAAACGCTTTGCATTGATAACAACCCTTTAATATGTGACTGCCGCCTCATTTGGATGCTACAGAGACACACCATGTTAAACTTTGGAAGCCAACAACCAACATGTGCTAGCCCAGACAGTATCAAAGAGAAATCTTTTAAGGAATTCCACAGCTCTGTGTTATCTCTTTTTATATGTAAAAAACCTAAAATCAGGGATAGAGAAATGCAACAGTTGCAGGTAGATGAGGGGCAGAAGGTACATATGAACTGCAATGCTGATGGAGATCCACAACCAATGATTTCTTGGGTTACTCCAGGAAAGAGCAAGGTTTCAGCAAATTCCCATGGTAGAGCTACAGTATGGGTCAATGGCACTTTGGAAATAAGGTATGCCCAAATTCAAGACACCGGAACTTATATGTGTGTTGCAAGTAATGCGGCCGGAAATGATACTTTCTCAGCTTCTCTTACAGTGAAAGGATTTGTTCCTGATCGATCCTACACTAATATGACCCCCATGTTTATTACGGAATTAAATGAAACCAACACCAATAACACAAATGCTAACATGACATTTTCTCTGGATCTCAAGACGATATTGGTGTCCACAGCTATGGGTTGCTTTACATTCCTTGGAGTGGTTTTATTTTGCTTCTTATTGCTTTTTGTGTGGAGCAGAGGTAAAGGGAAACACAAAACTAGCATTGACCTGGAATATGTCCCTCGCAAAAACAATGGTGCAGTAGTGGAAGCAGATGTCACAGGAACTGTACCCCGGAGATTTAACATGAAAATGATCTAG
- the LINGO2 gene encoding leucine-rich repeat and immunoglobulin-like domain-containing nogo receptor-interacting protein 2 isoform X2 yields the protein MGGVMLHTATSCWHVILCVTMVLVYVGTTLGCPARCDCSAQNKSVSCHRKRLLTIPDGIPIETKIFDFSKNKLKSVGPVDLMPYPLLEEIDLSDNIISNVEPGAFSNLLNLRSLSLKGNRLKLVDLGVFTGLSNLTKLDISENKIVILLDYMFQGLHNLKSLEVGDNQLVFISHRAFSGLLSLEQLTLEKCNLTAVPTDALSHLHNLYSLHLKYLNINTLPEIAFKRLFRLKILDISYWPLLEMVPANAFYGLNLTYLSITYTNISTIPYHALKHLVYLTHLNLSFNPISIIKTGALGDLVRLQELHLVGAQLRIIEPHAFQGIRFLRLLNVSQNQLETLEENVFHSLKALETLCIDNNPLICDCRLIWMLQRHTMLNFGSQQPTCASPDSIKEKSFKEFHSSVLSLFICKKPKIRDREMQQLQVDEGQKVHMNCNADGDPQPMISWVTPGKSKVSANSHGRATVWVNGTLEIRYAQIQDTGTYMCVASNAAGNDTFSASLTVKGFVPDRSYTNMTPMFITELNETNTNNTNANMTFSLDLKTILVSTAMGCFTFLGVVLFCFLLLFVWSRGKGKHKTSIDLEYVPRKNNGAVVEADVTGTVPRRFNMKMI from the coding sequence ATGGGAGGAGTCATGCTTCACACGGCCACATCTTGCTGGCATGTAATCCTGTGTGTGACCATGGTGTTGGTCTATGTGGGGACCACTCTTGGATGTCCTGCTCGCTGTGACTGCTCAGCACAAAACAAATCTGTCAGCTGTCATCGGAAACGCCTACTAACAATACCAGATGGCATCCCAATAGAGACAAAAATTTTTGATTTCAGCAAGAACAAACTAAAAAGTGTGGGACCTGTAGACTTAATGCCTTATCCTTTGTTGGAGGAGATAGACCTTAGTGACAATATCATCTCAAATGTGGAGCCTGGAGCTTTCAGCAATCTTTTGAATTTGCGTTCTTTGAGCTTAAAAGGGAATCGTTTAAAACTAGTAGACCTGGGCGTCTTTACAGGTTTGTCAAATTTGACTAAGCTTGATATAAGTGAAAACAAAATAGTTATATTATTAGACTATATGTTTCAGGGTCTTCATAATCTAAAGTCCCTTGAAGTTGGAGATAATCAGCTAGTTTTTATATCACATAGAGCTTTTAGTGGACTGCTTAGCCTGGAGCAGCTTACTTTGGAGAAATGCAACTTAACAGCTGTACCCACTGATGCCCTCTCACACCTGCACAACCTCTATAGTCTTCATTTAAAATATCTCAACATCAACACATTGCCTGAAATTGCCTTCAAGAGATTGTTTCGGCTGAAAATTTTGGATATCAGTTATTGGCCTCTCTTGGAGATGGTGCCTGCAAATGCTTTCTATGGTCTTAACCTTACATATCTCTCAATTACCTATACCAATATCTCAACAATACCATATCATGCTTTAAAACACTTGGTTTATCTAACTCATCTAAATCTTTCATTTAACCCCATCAGCATTATTAAAACAGGAGCACTGGGAGATTTGGTTCGTCTTCAGGAGCTACACTTGGTTGGAGCCCAGCTGCGCATTATTGAGCCTCATGCTTTTCAAGGGATTAGGTTCCTACGCTTACTCAATGTATCACAAAACCAGTTGGAAACATTGGAAGAAAATGTGTTTCATTCTCTGAAGGCTCTGGAAACGCTTTGCATTGATAACAACCCTTTAATATGTGACTGCCGCCTCATTTGGATGCTACAGAGACACACCATGTTAAACTTTGGAAGCCAACAACCAACATGTGCTAGCCCAGACAGTATCAAAGAGAAATCTTTTAAGGAATTCCACAGCTCTGTGTTATCTCTTTTTATATGTAAAAAACCTAAAATCAGGGATAGAGAAATGCAACAGTTGCAGGTAGATGAGGGGCAGAAGGTACATATGAACTGCAATGCTGATGGAGATCCACAACCAATGATTTCTTGGGTTACTCCAGGAAAGAGCAAGGTTTCAGCAAATTCCCATGGTAGAGCTACAGTATGGGTCAATGGCACTTTGGAAATAAGGTATGCCCAAATTCAAGACACCGGAACTTATATGTGTGTTGCAAGTAATGCGGCCGGAAATGATACTTTCTCAGCTTCTCTTACAGTGAAAGGATTTGTTCCTGATCGATCCTACACTAATATGACCCCCATGTTTATTACGGAATTAAATGAAACCAACACCAATAACACAAATGCTAACATGACATTTTCTCTGGATCTCAAGACGATATTGGTGTCCACAGCTATGGGTTGCTTTACATTCCTTGGAGTGGTTTTATTTTGCTTCTTATTGCTTTTTGTGTGGAGCAGAGGTAAAGGGAAACACAAAACTAGCATTGACCTGGAATATGTCCCTCGCAAAAACAATGGTGCAGTAGTGGAAGCAGATGTCACAGGAACTGTACCCCGGAGATTTAACATGAAAATGATCTAG